From the genome of Halobacteriovorax marinus SJ:
GGCCTGAGACATACAGAGTATTACTGTTGCAAAGAGAAAAAATAGTAATTTTGCAATCACTTCTTGAACTTCATGTGGCATCATAATAAAAACCCCGTTTAATTGAACACTATTTATGACAAATTTATGACGCTATCGCAACAAGAAATTTCACTCCTCTTCGACACCCTCAGTATTAAGCTAGAAGATACCTATCAAGGTGAAATTCCAAGGGATGTAAGCGAAGTCTATCCTTCAAAGAAAAGAGTCCGAGACCACTACACCTCTCGCCTGGCCCTTTTACATGCATTAGAGAGCCTAAAGGGCCCAGAGAGTTTTCAAAACTATAGCGACTTAATCATCGATAATCACCACCATCTAAGGAAGGCACCAGAGATACTAGTTTCTCTCACTCACACTATCGAGTTGGCTGCAGCCGTTGTCTCTAATCACCCTAAGATCTCTTCACTGGGAATTGATCTCGAAAGTACACAAAGAGAGATGAAGGAAGGAATTCTAAAATTCTTTATTAGAGATGAAGACACTGAAAGTGACCCTTTGAAAAATTGGTGTATTAAAGAGGCAGCCTTTAAAGCGCTCTCTCCCCTATATAATTTAGAGAAGAGGCTTGTACTAAAAGATATTATTATTTC
Proteins encoded in this window:
- a CDS encoding 4'-phosphopantetheinyl transferase superfamily protein, producing the protein MTLSQQEISLLFDTLSIKLEDTYQGEIPRDVSEVYPSKKRVRDHYTSRLALLHALESLKGPESFQNYSDLIIDNHHHLRKAPEILVSLTHTIELAAAVVSNHPKISSLGIDLESTQREMKEGILKFFIRDEDTESDPLKNWCIKEAAFKALSPLYNLEKRLVLKDIIISKDKTFFLETLPELKGHYSIEERKGHYLALAITLA